GCGGTGTTTCCCCCTGAGATCGGGATGACGCTCGCGCCCATCAGTTCCGCGCCGTAGTGCACGCCCAACCCGCCGGTGAACAAGCCGTACCCGTAGGCGTTCTGCACGATCGACTTACGGGTTGCCCCGCCGGACATCAGCGAACGCGCCATCACTTCCGACCATGTATCGATATCCTCCTGCGTATACCCCACCACCGTCGGCTTACCGGTCGTACCGCTCGACGCGTGGATACGGACAATATCGTCCATCGGCACCGCGAACATCGCATAGGGATAGTTATCCCGCAGGTCGGCCTTCGTGGTAAACGGAAGCGCCGTGATATCGGACAACGATTTTATTTCGGAGGGTCTCACCCCCATTTCGTCGAATTTTTTCTTATAGAACGGAACCCGTTCGTACACATACGCCGCAAGTTCCTTCAGGCGATAGAGTTGGAGAGTCTTTCGCGTCTCCAAATCCATCGTTTCCATCTCGACATTCCAGATAGGATAGGGAAAATCCTTAGCCATCACCGCCTCCTCCAGCATCATTTTCTGTATGGGATTATGATAATCCAAGAAGAAAAAAATGTCAATGCGTATTTCAGCCTTTACTTCTCCCCTATTTTTTGAATTATCAGCTTACTTATGATATAATCGATAAATAAGCAGGAGGAGGTGGAGAAATGAAACCGCTATTTTTTATTATCTTGTCTGTTTTAGTATTCACATCCCTTTCATGCAAGGCGGTCGCGAAAAAAGAAACCCCGAGTGTTCCGTCCGCGACTGTGGATATTCAGGTGCTCGGCGGATGGAAGATGGGGCTGCCCGGCCCGGATGAGAATATCTTCCAATTCGATAAGAAAGCCCCGGTCACGCTCGGGCCCGGATCGATAATGGTACCCGCCGACGGGAGCGTGTCGTTTATCCCGGAACAGTACTATTATGCCGATACCCTCGCCCGCGCGTTGGATGAAGTATTTCAGGTGCATCCCACGAAATGGGCGTACAATCATATCTCGATGGCCACCCTGTTCTCGTTCGCGTTCTTCACGACCGAAGCGCCCGATGCGAAACTGATAGGGGTAAAGATAGACATCGATGCGAACCTGTCATTGGAAAGCACGGTCATTTATCATCAGGACTACACGGTCAGCCATTACCTCCCGTATCAGCCGGAGAAGAACGGGTATCCGTCGGACGCAACGATGCGCCAACTCTATGAGGAGGCGCTTGCAAAGCTCGCGGTAATGTTCGAAGCCGACCTGTGGTGGCGGCAGAAGGTGGAGTAGATTCACTTCCTCCCCGCGAGGAAATACGTCTTTACCCTACCCTTGCCCTTGACCTCGATCTCCCCCCGCTTGGTAAACTTAAACTTATCCTTGAGCGCGAGATAGACGCTTTCCGAGACATGCACCTTGCCGATCTCGCCGTGCGACTCCATCCGGCTCGCGGTGTTCACCGTGTCCCCCCAGAGGTCGTAGGTGAACTTCTTCATGCCGATCACCCCCGCGACCACAGGCCCCTCGCACATCCCGATACGGATGCACAGCGGGATACCGTTACCCTCGCGGAGACGCTCCATCGAGTCGATCATATCGAGCGCCATCTCCGCGACCCGTTCGCAATGGTCGCCGCATTCGACCGGAAGCCCGCCCGCGAGCATATAGCTGTCGCCGATCGTTTTGATCTTCTCCAGCCCGTGCCGCTCGCAGAGGATGTCGAACATGGAGAATATCTCGTTCAGGATTTCGACAATTTTTTCCGGCGGATTTTTCGCGGAGAACGGGGTAAACCCGGCGATATCCGCGAAGAGGACGGTCACCGAACTATACCTGTCCGCGATCGTGACGCGCCCCTCGGACTTGCGGAGTCTCCCCGCGATCTGCTCGGGCAGGATATTCAGCAGCAGCGCGTCGGAACGCCCGAGTTCCTTATCGAGCGCCTTTTCCACCTTCGTCGCCGATTTCGAGTAGAAGTAGGACATATACCCGATCAGGAAAATGAGGATGACGCCGTTATAATTCTCGAAGATGGTGAGGATAAGCGGGTTTATGGTTATGGCCGGCGGGAAATGTCCGGTATAGAGATTGAGGGCGATATACAAAAGGCATAGCCCCCCGGAGAACAGGACTTTCCCGGTCAGTTTGCGGGACGGGAAAAGGAAAATGTACGAGATCACCCCCGCGATATAGATATAGAACCCGCTCCGCCATCCAAGGAAATAGATGGCGAGTACGGCGTGGATCAGTATCTCGGTTATCCCGATAAACATCGCCTCGAACTGCCGCCCGCGCAGGCCGATAAAATACGCGATCACCCACACGGTTACCGAGAATATATTGACGATTGCCAGAGGGTAAATCCCCAGCGCGAAAAATGTAATCAGCAGGAGCAGATGCCCCGCTATCGACACCGGGATCGTATATTTCCCGACCAGATAGACATGGAAGTATTCCCGCGAAACGTTGGGATTCCCGAACAGATCGCGGAACATCTCGTTATTCATAGCCCCGTCCTCCTACGCCCGTCAACACTTAAAGCCTAGGTTCAACCGGAAAAAATGTCAAATTTAACCCTTCCGTTTATTGCCTAACCTTCAATCTTAATGTAAAATTTAGCTGAGATGAAAAACAGGGGGTCGATATGGCCGATCTTGCGGTAAAATACATGGGATTGCAGTTGAAAAGCCCGCTGATAGTCGGGAGTTCCGGGCTGACGAATACGCCGGAGGAAATCAAAAAATGCGAGGATGCCGGTGCGGGCGCGGTAATCCTGAAATCCATATTCGAAGAGCAGATACATTCGGAAGTCAACCAGGAAATGAAGGCCGCGAATTTCGACATGCATCCCGAAGCGGCCGAGTATATCCAGGGGATGACGCGCGACCGCAGCGTATCGAAATATCTTTCCCTCATATCCGATTCCAAGAAAGCCGTAAATATCCCCGTGATAGCGAGCGTCAACTGCGTAAGCGCCGGGGGATGGCTGGATTTCGCGCGGAAGCTCGAGGAAGCGGGCGCCGACGGTATCGAGCTGAATGTTTATATATTCGACATCGACCACCGCGACGACTCCAAGGAGATCGAGGAACGTTATCTCCATATCCTGAAGGCGGTTAAGTCGCAGGTAAAAATTCCGGTCGCGCTGAAAATCAGCAACCAGTTCACCAATCTCGCGTCGATAGTCCGCCATCTCGAATTCGACGGGGTGGACGCGGTCGTCATGTTCAACCGTTTCCTGCATAACGATATCAACCTCGATAAGATGAAGGTGACTCCCGGGCACGGCATCAGTTCTCCCGACGAGTTCATGGTGCCCCTGCGGTGGATAGGCCTGCTGTCGCACGAGACCCGCTGCGACCTTTGCGGCTCCACCGGCGTGCATACCGGCGAACAGGCCGTCAAGCTGATTCTTGCCGGGGCGAAGGCGGTGCAGGTCACCTCAGCGCTCTATCTCCATAAAATCGATTATATCAAAGAGCTGAATTCCCAGATCAGCGGATGGCTGGACAAGAACGGGCATAAGAGCGTTAACGATATCCGCGGGAAGCTCTGCGGGAAAGACCCGTCTATCGCGAAGATGTTCTCCCGCTTCCAGTATATGAAGTACCTGCTGGAACGCTAGCCGATCTTGCGGGCGATAATTCCCTTGAGGTACTCCGATTCGGGGTACGCCAGTCGTAACGGGTGATCCTCCGCCTGCGTCATATATTCGATAATCTGCATCTCGCATCCCGTGTCGGTCGCCGCCCATGCGAGCGCCATTTTCAGGTCGTGCGCGCTCACTCCCCCCGAGCATGAGAATGTCGCGAGTACGCCGTTCTCCGCGAGCGCCTTGATACCGTGCAGGTTCAAGTCCTTATACGCGCGCATCGCCCTCGCGAGAGACGCCTTGGTCGGCGCGAACTTCGGCGGGTCGAGTATCACTAAGTCGAACTTTTCCTCCCGGTCGCGGTAATCCCGCAGAATCTGAAAGATATCCGCCTCGACCGTCCGCACCTTACCGGGATCGAACCCGTTCAGCGCGATATTCCGTTCGAGCAGTTCCAACGCCTCCCGCGACGAATCGGCGGCGGTCACACTTTCCGCGCCGCCCGCGAGACACGCCATCGTAAATCCGCCAGAATAGCAGAAGCAGTCCAGCACGCGCTTCCCGCGCGCGTACCCGGCGGTAATCCGGCGGTTGTTCCGCTGATCGGCGTAAAATCCGGTCTTCTGCCCGGTGCGCAGGTCGATGTAATATTTCAGCCCGTTCTCGCGGACAACCAGATCGGCAGGCGGAGTTTCGCCGTAAACATTGCCCGATTGGTCGCTTACACCCTCGAGCGCGAGAAGCTCGTTATCCGCGCGGGAGTAGATACCTTTGGGGTGGAATACTTCAACCAGAATATCGACCAGTTCTTTTTTTATTCGAAGCGCCCCGGCGGTCAGGAACTGGGTCACCATATATCCCGCGTAATAATCGGCGATCAGCCCGGGAAGCCGGTCGGCCTCCGCGAAGACGAGGCGGTACGCATCGGTATCCCCCGAGCGTGACAATTCTCCCCGGCGCGCGGCGGAACGTTCGATCATCCCGCGCCACCATCCCGTATCGACCGGACGCCCTTCGTTCCATTCGAGCAGGCGGAGCATAATCTTCGAGCGCGGGTTGCAGACGCCCCATGCGATAAACCCGCCGCGCGAATCGGTCACACGGACTGTCTCGCCGGGCTCGATCCGCTCCTTCGGCAGGTTGACCGCGCTCGCGAAAAGCCACGGATGACGCTGGCGCGCCGAGCGTTCGCGCCCCGGCTTCAGTTGCAATGTTTTTATCAATGGTTTATCCTTACCGCCTGTCGAGATAGCGCAGGTAGATTTTATCTTCGTCTTCGAGGAAAAGGTCGAGCAATTCCGGGTCAAACGCCTTCCCGCGCTCATCCCGCATGATCTGCAATGCCTTCTCGATCGGCATCGCCGGACGGTACGGCCTGTCCGATGTGATAGCGTCCCAGTAATCGGCGACAGTAACGATACGCGCGACCAGCGGTATCTGCGTACCGGCAAGCCCGTCGGGGTATCCCTTACCGTCATATCTTTCCTGGTGATGGTAGGCGATCAGATACGCGACCTCGATATCATTGAGTTTGGAGAGAATATTCCGCCCGTATACCGGGTGCATCTTGATATGTTCGAATTCCTCCGGTTCGAGCTTTCCCTGCTTATTGAGCACGGACTCCCGGATGCCGATTTTACCGACATCGTGAACAATCGCGCCCAGGTAAAGTTCGTTTAATTCCTTATCGGCGATCCCGAACCTCGCGCCCAAGTCCCGCGCGAACAGGGCGACCCGTTCCACATGTCTCCCGGTGTATGGGTCTTTCGATTCAATCGCGGTAGCCAGCACCATCAGGAAGCCTTCCAACTGCTTCTCGGCCTTATCCCGTAAAAGTACCGCGGTATCGCGTTCCTTCTTTATAATCAGCGTCTGCTCGTTTACCAGTTCCTCGAGGGAATCGCGGTAACGTTTCAGCTCGATATGCAATCCGATTCTCTGGCGGGCGAGCGGGATGCTGAACGGTTTAGTGATATAGTCCACCGCGCCGACGTCGAAACCCAGTTCCTCGTCATGCTCCTCGCTCATAGCGGTCACGAATATCACGGGTATCTTCACAGTCGCCGGGTCTGCTTTCAGCCGGCGGCACACCTCGTACCCGTCCATCTCCGGCATCATCACATCCAGCAGGATAATGTCGGGCTGGTCGGGATTATGCACCAATTCGAGCGCTTTCCTCCCGCTCTGCGCGACCGATATTTTATAGTCGTCTTTCAACGCGTCGGAAAGGACTTTTATATTGATCGGGGTATCGTCCACTATCAGGACGCGGGCTTTTCTCTCTTCCATCGCTCCTCCGTTATTACGCGGGAATACTGAACCGAAACACCGAACCCTTCCCTTCCTTCGACTCAATCCAAATCTTACCGCCGTGCCGTTCGAGGATTTTCCGGCAGAGCGCCAACCCGATACCCGTGCCCTCGTACTCCCCCGCGTCCTTCAGCCGTTGGAATGGAATGAACAATCTCGGAATATCGTTTTCCGCTATCCCGATACCGTTATCGGCGACCGAAAATACTACTTCCCCCTCGAGCGCTTTGCCCTCAACCGTAATCATGGGCGTGATGCCCGGGGCGGTAAATTTGAGCGCGTTACCGATCAGGTTCTGGAACACGCGAATGATCTGAAGCTTGTCGCCCCGAATCGCGGGCAAATCCCCGATGTTCACAACGGCGGCGGTCTGCTCAATTCTCGCGCCGAGGTTCATAGTCGCCAGACGGAGCACGTCCTTCATATCGAGGATCTCGAACTCGCCGCCTTGCCGCTGGATGCGCGAGTACTGGAGAAGGTCGGTAATCATCCGGTCCATCCGCTGAACGGCTTCCGTACTGTATTTAACATAGCTCTTCGCGCCGCCGTCCGTATCCAACGCGAAACTTTTATCCAGCAGGGTCAGGTAGTTAATCACGACACGGAGCGGTTCGCGCAGGTCGTGCGAAACCGCATAGGCGAAACTTTCCAAATCCTCGTTGGAGTCGCGCAGTCTCAGGTTCAGGCTCGCGAGCTCGCGGTTCCGTTCCTCCAACGACCTCCGGTACGTGTTCAGATCGAGATGCGTCCGTATCCGCTTGCGCAGCACCGGTATGCTGAACGGTTTCATTATATAATCGACCGCGCCGAGGTCAAAACCCTGCGCTTCATCTTCTTCCTTCGTCATCGACGTGATGAATATCACCGGGATATCCGCGGTACGCGGATCGGATTTAATCCGCCGGCATACCTCGTACCCATCCATATCAGGCATCACAATATCGAGCAGAATCAGGTCGGGAAGGCCGGGCTCCGCGAGTAATGCGATAGCCTCGCCGCCGTCCCGCGCAACCTTTAATAAATACTCCGCTTTCAGAGCGCTGCTTAATATATGGAGATTGACCTGAGAATCCTCGACAATCAGGATACTCTGCTTATCCTCCATCGCTACCTCGCGTTATTAGAATTAGGGGAGTTCTAATAACTCTCCCAAAGATACCAAACTCACCTGTTCTTTCTTTCTGCGAACCCAGAAAGAAAGAACCAAAGAAAGATGTTCCCCGCCGGATGCCGCTTTATAGCACAGGGGCGCGAAACGGGAAACGCCGCAACTCGCCTCAAGCTCCTCAATCAATGAAAACAGGCCACGCTCGAACCACGGCGTTTCAACCCGTTTCGCTTAGAAAAAGTCGCGGCATAGCGGCGGGGTACAAACAGCCGAAAAGCGTAACTGCATAGTAGAATGGCAATTGGCTGTTCAATCCGCGCACTGTAAAACGATTCCTACTACCGGGAAATTCCTTAAAGGTGTTTGTCCGAGCATGACTATCCTGCGCTTTTAATTGGGCTTTCGTGCGAGTTAAGCCTTTACGGAATTTCCTGGCTTTTCTCCTGAGCTTTATCTGCGCGGCGGCTCGCTTGTCCCGCATTCTTGTGCGGGGTTCTTTGCTTCATTTCTTTCTGGCCGTCCAGAAAGAAATGAAGAAGTCTTTTTTATATAACTACAATGAGTTTTTAGAACCGCCCATTAATTATTATCTTCGTGCCTCGTCAGGCTCGGCATGACGATGTTTCCATCGTACCCCCGTGTTAATGAATTATTTTACTGATCCTTTTTTTAAGATCGGGGATACTGAACGGTTTCAGAATGAAGTCGGCGGCGCCCAGTTCGCGGCCTTTTTTCTCGTCGGCGCCCTTCTCCATCGCGGTAATAAACATCACGGGTATCCCGGACGTTGCGCCGTCGGCTTTCAGCCGTCTGCATACCTCGAAACCGTCCATCCCGGGCATCATAATATCCAGTAGGATAACATCGGGGGTATTCTCCCCGCGCGCGAGCTCCAGCCCGCGTTCGCCGTTCGGCGCGACCAATATCCGGTACTCATCCTTCAACGCGTCGGATAGTATTTTTATATTAAGAGGCGTATCGTCGATAATCAGCACTGTTTTTCTATCGCTCATTTCTCATCACCCCACTCGACCCCGATTTTATACCCAAGTTCCAGCAGGAGTTTTTCCGCCTCGTCGAAACGGTAATTCGATATATGTTTGCCCAGACGGGTATAGTAGTCTGCGTATTTCGAACGGA
The nucleotide sequence above comes from Brevinematales bacterium. Encoded proteins:
- a CDS encoding response regulator, which produces MSDRKTVLIIDDTPLNIKILSDALKDEYRILVAPNGERGLELARGENTPDVILLDIMMPGMDGFEVCRRLKADGATSGIPVMFITAMEKGADEKKGRELGAADFILKPFSIPDLKKRISKIIH
- a CDS encoding class I SAM-dependent rRNA methyltransferase; protein product: MIKTLQLKPGRERSARQRHPWLFASAVNLPKERIEPGETVRVTDSRGGFIAWGVCNPRSKIMLRLLEWNEGRPVDTGWWRGMIERSAARRGELSRSGDTDAYRLVFAEADRLPGLIADYYAGYMVTQFLTAGALRIKKELVDILVEVFHPKGIYSRADNELLALEGVSDQSGNVYGETPPADLVVRENGLKYYIDLRTGQKTGFYADQRNNRRITAGYARGKRVLDCFCYSGGFTMACLAGGAESVTAADSSREALELLERNIALNGFDPGKVRTVEADIFQILRDYRDREEKFDLVILDPPKFAPTKASLARAMRAYKDLNLHGIKALAENGVLATFSCSGGVSAHDLKMALAWAATDTGCEMQIIEYMTQAEDHPLRLAYPESEYLKGIIARKIG
- a CDS encoding response regulator — translated: MEDKQSILIVEDSQVNLHILSSALKAEYLLKVARDGGEAIALLAEPGLPDLILLDIVMPDMDGYEVCRRIKSDPRTADIPVIFITSMTKEEDEAQGFDLGAVDYIMKPFSIPVLRKRIRTHLDLNTYRRSLEERNRELASLNLRLRDSNEDLESFAYAVSHDLREPLRVVINYLTLLDKSFALDTDGGAKSYVKYSTEAVQRMDRMITDLLQYSRIQRQGGEFEILDMKDVLRLATMNLGARIEQTAAVVNIGDLPAIRGDKLQIIRVFQNLIGNALKFTAPGITPMITVEGKALEGEVVFSVADNGIGIAENDIPRLFIPFQRLKDAGEYEGTGIGLALCRKILERHGGKIWIESKEGKGSVFRFSIPA
- a CDS encoding response regulator, whose amino-acid sequence is MEERKARVLIVDDTPINIKVLSDALKDDYKISVAQSGRKALELVHNPDQPDIILLDVMMPEMDGYEVCRRLKADPATVKIPVIFVTAMSEEHDEELGFDVGAVDYITKPFSIPLARQRIGLHIELKRYRDSLEELVNEQTLIIKKERDTAVLLRDKAEKQLEGFLMVLATAIESKDPYTGRHVERVALFARDLGARFGIADKELNELYLGAIVHDVGKIGIRESVLNKQGKLEPEEFEHIKMHPVYGRNILSKLNDIEVAYLIAYHHQERYDGKGYPDGLAGTQIPLVARIVTVADYWDAITSDRPYRPAMPIEKALQIMRDERGKAFDPELLDLFLEDEDKIYLRYLDRR
- a CDS encoding dihydroorotate dehydrogenase-like protein codes for the protein MADLAVKYMGLQLKSPLIVGSSGLTNTPEEIKKCEDAGAGAVILKSIFEEQIHSEVNQEMKAANFDMHPEAAEYIQGMTRDRSVSKYLSLISDSKKAVNIPVIASVNCVSAGGWLDFARKLEEAGADGIELNVYIFDIDHRDDSKEIEERYLHILKAVKSQVKIPVALKISNQFTNLASIVRHLEFDGVDAVVMFNRFLHNDINLDKMKVTPGHGISSPDEFMVPLRWIGLLSHETRCDLCGSTGVHTGEQAVKLILAGAKAVQVTSALYLHKIDYIKELNSQISGWLDKNGHKSVNDIRGKLCGKDPSIAKMFSRFQYMKYLLER
- a CDS encoding adenylate/guanylate cyclase domain-containing protein — translated: MNNEMFRDLFGNPNVSREYFHVYLVGKYTIPVSIAGHLLLLITFFALGIYPLAIVNIFSVTVWVIAYFIGLRGRQFEAMFIGITEILIHAVLAIYFLGWRSGFYIYIAGVISYIFLFPSRKLTGKVLFSGGLCLLYIALNLYTGHFPPAITINPLILTIFENYNGVILIFLIGYMSYFYSKSATKVEKALDKELGRSDALLLNILPEQIAGRLRKSEGRVTIADRYSSVTVLFADIAGFTPFSAKNPPEKIVEILNEIFSMFDILCERHGLEKIKTIGDSYMLAGGLPVECGDHCERVAEMALDMIDSMERLREGNGIPLCIRIGMCEGPVVAGVIGMKKFTYDLWGDTVNTASRMESHGEIGKVHVSESVYLALKDKFKFTKRGEIEVKGKGRVKTYFLAGRK